Proteins encoded by one window of Branchiostoma floridae strain S238N-H82 chromosome 6, Bfl_VNyyK, whole genome shotgun sequence:
- the LOC118418139 gene encoding peptidase inhibitor 16-like produces the protein MAKDWATCSRLGTRETNLVGELFGQNIALSPEGDVVGLLQQWMAQQEHYNYHNNTCAGNNTCRDYLQMVWAATNRVGCAIAANCETKERKISMLVCYYSPPMERWTKPYRLGESCTKCPTEASFCDKGLCGSMLMTNHLGT, from the exons ATGGCGAAGGATTGGGCGACTTGCTCCCGACTTGGTACGAGGGAGACAAATCTGGTCGGGGAACTGTTCGGACAG AATATAGCATTGTCGCCAGAGGGCGATGTGGTGGGGTTACTACAACAGTGGATGGCACAGCAGGAGCATTACAACTACCACAATAACACGTGCGCTGGGAACAACACATGTAGAGACTATCTGCAG ATGGTTTGGGCAGCGACAAACCGGGTTGGCTGCGCCATTGCGGCAAACTGCGAGACCAAAGAACGGAAGATCAGCATGCTGGTGTGCTACTACTCTCCACC GATGGAAAGGTGGACTAAGCCGTACCGACTAGGGGAGTCCTGTACTAAGTGTCCTACCGAAGCTTCATTTTGCGACAAAGGACTGTGTG